From the genome of Brassica oleracea var. oleracea cultivar TO1000 chromosome C4, BOL, whole genome shotgun sequence:
ATATAAATCTTCACAAAGTAACCTTATATTTCCCAACCGCACAAACAAAAGGTTTAGCTTCTCTAAAGATCAAGAATCAAGAAAAATCCGTAGCTAGAATCTAAACATCGATAAAATGGATATGTTTCCTCAATTGATGGAAGGCTCTTCGGCTTACTCAGATAGCACAAACCTCAGCATCATCGCAAACATCTCCTCCTCCTCCGTCACCGAAGCCACCGCTGCACAACCACCGTCATCCTCCTCTCCATCAGCAAACTCGAGCCGTTACGAGAACCAGAAGAGGAGAGACTGGAACACGTTCGGACAATACTTAAGAAACCACCGTCCACCGCTTTCCCTTTCCCGATGCAGCGGAGCTCACGTGCTCGAGTTTCTCCGTTACTTGGACCAATTCGGTAAGACAAAAGTCCACACGACCGTTTGTCACTTCTACGGCCATCCTAATCCTCCGGCACCGTGTCCTTGTCCTCTCCGACAAGCTTGGGGAAGTCTCGACGCTCTCATCGGTCGTCTTCGAGCTGCTTTCGAAGAAAACGGAGGCAAGCCTGAGACTAATCCATTTGGAGCTCGTGCCGTTAGGCTTTATCTAAGGGAAGTTAGAGATATGCAAAGCAAAGCTAGAGGTGTTAGCTACGAGAAGAAGAAGCGAAAGCGTCCGGTTCCTCAGTTGTCGGCCTCTTCTTCCTCCGCCGTAGCTAGCCACCAGCAGTTTCAAATGTTACCGGGTACTAGTTCTACTACTCAAATATCAAAGTTTGAGAAGTAACTATATATATCTAGTTAAGAGAAATCAAATTTGAATATTTTATGTAATCTGAAATATGACTTGGTCTGTTTCTTAATTTTATGTTGATTTTAATTTAGTCTTACAAGCTGGGAGAAGAACTAATGGGGGGATAAGTAAGGTAGGGTTTCAATTTTTATTTTATTTTATAAAATATAAATTTCACAACATATATATAGTCACATGTGTGTATTGTAAATACGAATATATCATCAAGCAAACTGGTCGTCTTCTTCACAATCTTTTCTCTTGATGTGGTTCTAAAACAGAGAAGTCTTATGTTTAATTTAGGTCGATTTGGGTATTATGATGATATCCTGGAATTGTTTTATTGGTTTTCTGCTTTTGATGCAAAACAGTGGTCGTTGTCTAATAGTGACTGTGAACTATAAGTCTATAAGTCATAAGTGGTCTTTTATACTTGGAATATTTCAATAATTGATTGCACTCTCTCTATTTTTTTTTTTGTGGTCAAAATTGCACTCTCTATTTTAAATTCATGAAATCAACTAATTTTTGGTCCGATATTGTGTAGTTTCATCGTGTAATCGTTTGAATCAATATACTTTTTAATGAGTCATTGAGTCGTATGTTTCTCTTACTCGTTTACTTTTTTTCATAAGCAACATGTAGTGTAAAAGAGAAAAACAAAGTCAAATTTCCGTAACTCTCAACTTTTTTATCCTTTTCTAGCTATACTCTTTTCACTTGAACATTGCACATGTCTGTGCATTTGCAAACCCTAGAATTAGTATATATGGTAACTGATATATAGTGTTAGTTTTTTAATTAAATTCTATTATTATGTCGACAAAAAAGTTATATTATTATACACCACGTCGTGTATCAGTCCGATAGTTAGTACAGTAAGTCAGTAATGCGAATTACTTGATCCCGATTAGTAAGCTTCCAAGTAACATATGATATGCCTCCCTGGTGAAGGCGAAAATGAGGGAAACAAACTAATGTTATATATGGCCTCAATTACATCTCATATATTATTGAAGTTTAGTTTAGTTTTGAATGACCTGCTAGTACTGCTGTACAATACTATATTAGATACTGTTCGAAGTTTGATAACTCACTTGATCAAATACTGCATGTAAAAAGTTTAATAATTCACTTGATCATGGAGTTGATTCCCTAATTAATACAGAAAGATTGTCTATTGCACGCCGAAACATATGCATGAAGATGAAATCGCTAATAATCGCGGATTGAAGATCATTTTGTTTATCAGCTATATATGTTGTAATCAAATCGCGGATTGGACATCAATTTGCAATTTGCAATGTAGCATGATTTTGTTACTAGTGTAGGATTAATTAAAAATCTGACAAGATAATTCTACAGATCAGTAACATATCTCTAAGAAACAGTAATCTTATATTTGATAATGCATATACATAAAATATATCAACTGATACATTTTGCATAATGATTTTTTGTTACTTTTTCGGCATATTAAAACCGTTTTATAAGCGTGTTGTTAATCAAAACCTATCGATAGCAAAGTCCAGATGAGTTTTGAGATTTGTGGTATTGTGCTTTGACAAATAAAAGAGATTTGTGAGATTGTGATATTGTGAAAGAAAGATTTTTTTTGAACATATATGTATAGTTAGCTTGTTATAGTAATATGGTTTCGACAAACAATATATGTATATACAGATATATATATATATATATATATATATATATATATATATATATTATTTTTGTTTTCAGTAAAGTTTTTTGCTGTTTAAAAATTATTTTCTTGTAATGGGTTTCTAATTTTTTTGGTCACTGTCATAAAGTAGATGTCTTATTTAATATTTAAATAAAAATGAAAATCGACAAATACATGATGAAAAGTATTGATTGGACAGTTTTAAATTTCATTTGATATAAAATTTAATTGATATTATAGTTTAGATAGCATCCCAGAGATAGGTCCGGCAGATGAAACAATCTTTTGACGAAGTTGGAAATCAAACAACATATGTTACAGCATTTTTATACTACCTTAAACCTTATTTGTGATACTATTGGTATTTTGATAACCTTATTTCGTGTATATAAATGAAATACTGTAATAAATAAAATATTTAAACGAAATAAAATAAAATTTGTTTTGGTAGCTTGCGGCAGTGTTGCATCATTCATGAGTGTGTAGATAGAGGTAGAGCCAGAGTTCTGTCTCTCACTTGTCTTGTCTCTGTAAGTTGTTCCTCGCAGAGCACTCACTCAAAGACCCAACCATTCAAACCTTTATTTTTCTTGTCCATTTCTGAATTTCCTGTTTTATAAAATCCAATTCAAAAGATAAAACAATTCTGTAATTCTACATTTCAGTTTACCTAAAGTTTTCAAACCCACAGTTGTAGGATTCATAAAATTGATAATGACTTGACTGATCTGATCTACCAATATGTTTTATATATCTTTCAGTTATATTATTCTAAGTAGAAATCCTAGTTTATATATCTCTTATAAATATATTATGTCAGTTTAAACTTAATTAGTTAGTCACATATCTACAGCATTAACACATTATGTAATATGTTAGTCGAAATAGTTAATTAATTCTCGATGTTCTTAGAAAATTCAACAATTGCCATACCAAATTAAATTTTATCTCTCTCATATTTAGAAGTTTTCAGACATTATTCTCACTTTTGTTATGATTTAAAACCAGTGGTCAATAATTTTAAAAATAAAAAATTTCTTGTTTGCAAAAGAAAAACTAAGATAGATTAAGATATTTTTAAACAATTTAAGAATGGAAAGTTTAGTTCTAGTTTCAAATAGATTAATCACTTTGTTTTTATCAATTTTTTTTTTTAAATAACAATATTGTGCGATATTGATAAGCCCTTTTCATCGGTTCAAAACACCTAATCATATTGGGTCAGTATTCCCTTTAGACCCGATCGACAATATTATAGAAAAATTATAGTCTATACAAGGTTTCTACTTCGAGCTATAGCAAAGTCTTGCACACATTTTCATGCATGACGTATGAATAATAACACGATGGCATTGATGCTACGTGTGTTTGCATTTTAGTTCATTATTCAACTAAAATGAAACTTTGTTCCAGTTATAAAGCGCACTTATCCGGGTTGGCAAGAAAAACCATCCCTAGTAATAACAAAAACATAAGCTTCGTCTCACTAATTCATGAGTACTCAATTATCAGAATATATTTTGTAGATTTGATGTGGATTGGAAGTGAGCATTATCACTTGGCCTTTCGACTTTAGACATGGAATCATGGCATTTCCGCATATGGTTAAAACAAAAAGGACCTTTCAAGAATCACACACCCATTTAATTGTTTTTTTTTTTTTTTTTTTTTTTTTGATAACCCAGGTGTTTCCACCTTTCAAGAATCACACACCCATTTAATTGTTAGCACTATTACATAAGTTACATCATATATATTCACATTTTTGGATTGATACGAATATTTCATTTAATAAGAAGAAATATATTTGAGGAGACAGTCGACATTGAAATGAGGGACCCCGAATTTTCCTAATGATTCCCTTGTTTCATCATTACCCGCCTCAAACCTATATCTAGTGAAACCCATGTGAGACTCCACCACATGTATACTCCAAAACTAACATCTCTTTGCTCAAGTCAAAAACAAGATTTGTAAGAACAATAAATTTGGCAAACCAGTTTCTTTTCCTTTTCCACGTTGATTACATAACCGGATTGAATCGAAATCAACAAACCAGATCCGGTTCAGTTTAGTTGGATTTTTAAAGCGTTCTCACCTTTTCGCTTGGCTATCATTTTCTTTTAGTTAAATAGACAATTAACTTCCTATGGTTACTCTGAGAACACCACACAGCAAAAATGAATGAAGCAAGAATTCAATGTAACTCTTTAGACGTTACTCGAAATCAACAAATATGATACAAAACAAGAATAGAGACTATAGTATATAAGTTTAAAAGCTCAAGTTGTAGTTGCAGGCTCTTGACTGGTCTCCAAATCTTTCATATTCTTTATTTTTTCTTGCGTCTGTCCTCTCCCTTCACTCTCTGCAACACATGTTCTCTGCCAGTCCAGCTCACTTTAGCGCCTTCTCTTTGAGCTGCTCAAGAACCAGAGGACAGGAAGAAACAAAACAGTTCAGTACAAAAGATAAAAGAAGTAGCAAAACGGGCTTCAATCACCACACAGAACGCAGAGGAAGCCAGTGGGCCGTATGTGCCACTGAAATGTTATGACGGGCTAAGCTAACTTGGCCCATATTGAGCCTGACCCTGATTTAGTATTTTAGGCTCGAAAAAGATGAAGTAATTGGATAGCGAGAGAGAAAGCCTATGAAACGAAATAACGGTTTGTGTAAACCGCTTTTTTTTCCGGTTCGGTTTAAACAAGACTTGAAGCAAAGCGCTTTGCCCTAAAGCGTCAGTTTCTGTGTAAGCGACGTGTTGAAAAATACAACAATATTTCACTTGGTCAAACTGATTGGACTGTAACGGATATCCTTTTTTTTGTAGCTTTAATATTCTAACCATTGTTGATCTCAGATTCTTAGTTGCTCTGAGTTTAGTTTTTGTATGTAAAACAAAAGAGTTGTATTGTTCTTAAAAGAAAATCTTCACAGTTGCCGCAAGCTCTATCAGTGAATTGCGGCTGTGCAAGCGAAGTGCAAGGAAACATAAGATGGAATACGGACAGAGCTTGAAGTTTTTCGGAGCAAGTCCTTCCATTAGAACCCCTAATGACCTCTTATGATTAAATTAATTAGTAATTAATAAAGTTATTTAAAAAGTTAAGAACTTTAGTTAGTGAAAATATTTTTTTCCTCCTCTAATGGGATAACTTCGTTGGGTTCTTAAATTTATTTTTTTAAGTAGAATGATTTAAAATAAAAGCATACATAAATTTTTTAATAAAAATGACATAAAAACATATTAAAAATACAAATACAAATTGTAAACGAGAAAAAGCCGATTAGTTAAAATCTTGATTTGTTCCAAATTTTTGTCATATATTCTCAACCAAATCAGCTTTCAATTGTTGATGTATTGTTTTATCACGAACTCGATTCCGAATGCTCATCATATTGCCGAGATTTGAAGGCATATTCGTAGAATACGTGAAATCCACTTGTGAACTTCGGTTGTGCAAACACTGATACATCAAACTGAGTGCACCCATCTCGTTCGTCTTCTACGATCATATTATGTAGAATGATACATGCTCTCATTATCTTTCCAATTTTTATTTTATCCCACAAAAGAGCTGGATTTTTGACTATGGCAAATCGAACTTGCAAGACCCCAAAAGTACGCTCGACATCTTTACGTAAAACTTTTTTGATGTGTAGCGAATAATGATGCTTTCGGACCTTGCGGAAGTGAAATAGATTGGACAAAAGTAGCCCATTTTGGATAAATACCATATGTGAGATAGTAAGCCAAATGGTACTCGTGTCCGTTGACAATGTATTAACTTTTGGAGCTCGACCTTGTAATATATCATCAAAAACCGGTGATCGATCAAGAATATTGATATCGTTTAATGTACCTGGGGGTCCGAAAAATGCATGCCATATCAGATATCGTGTGAAGCTACAGCCTCTAAAACAATGGTTGGCTTTCCTGATCCACGTGTATATTGACATTTCCATGCGGCCGGACAATTCTTCCACTCCCAATGCATACAATCGGTGCTTCCTATCATCCCGGGAAATCCGCGTATCTCTCCAATATCGAGTAGTCGTTGAAGATCTTCTGGCGTGGGTCTTCTTAGATACTCATCTCCAAGTAAATTTATGATTCCAAGAACAAAATGTTCCAAGCATAAAAGTGCGGTGGACTCACCAAGTCGGAGGTATTCGTCGACCGCATCAGCTGGGCAACCATATGTCATCATATGAATTGATGTCGTTGCCTTTTGTAACGGAGAGTGACAGAACCTTCCAGTAGCATCTCTTCTTTGTTGAAAGTATGGGAGTTCAACGGAGAGTCGATCAACAATACGCATGAACAAGGGCTTGTTCATTCGAAAACGGCGTCGAAACATGTGAGAAGGATATGTTGCATCTTCACTAAAATAATCGTTCCATAACTGCATGTGTCCTTATTCTCGTTGTCTTTCAATGTAGGCTTGTTTCTTTTTAGACCTTGATACTTCTTCATGCTCGCCATGATGAATGAGAAGATTTTCGAATTGTTGATCGAAACTTTGTTCAAATCTTTTATCCATTTCTTCGAAATTATTAGAAGAAGATGATGCCATTAAAAAAGATATGTGAAGAAAGAAGTTAAGAAATGTGAAGAAACAATATAGAGTATCTCTCTCTCGGTAGTTAAGAAATGTGCAGAAACAATTTAGAAGAAATAAGTTAAGAAATGTGAAGAAACAACGTAGAAAGATATGTGAAGAAATATTGTGTTATGTTTTGCTCGGTTCTTTTAGTATCGTTTTGATGTGCTCGGTACACGTTTTGGAGAAAAATAAGAAATAAGAAAGCAAAACACAACTTATAAAGACACAACTTATAAAGACACAACTAATATTGTCTTCTTCTGTCACAAGGTTACTGTCTACTCACAAGATACAACTTATTACAACACTTATTACATTGAACTCACGAGATACAAACCACCAAATGTCTTCTTCTGTCACAAGGTTACTGTCTACTCACGAGATACAACTTATTACTACACTTATTACATGGAACTCACGAGATACAAACCACCAAATGTCTTCTTCTGTCCCATGTTTTCTTACTGTCTTCCACCTGAAATAAAAACAAAAAACAACACGAGAAACATCAGACCAAGACAACACGAGAAACACAACAGAGCAACTGATTTAACCCACACATACGAATCCCTCATCTCAACTGAAACCAACAAGAGAAATATTATTCAGACCATACAACCAGGTACCTGAATCAAAGCGAGCTTAACCCACACATACGAATCCCTCATCTTCAGTGAAGCATATAACCTGGAAAAAATCAGGATTAATTAGTCTTTACTTGATACATTGGTCATAGATGTATATATAATAAACTGAATCAACAAAGCATTTGTTAAGGAAGAGATTTGATTAACCATTAATTAAGGAAGATGACAATGTTACAAACCCAAAGAAGACAAAATCAGACACAAAAGCATAACAAAATCTTAAAACAAACTAAAACTCAGAAACTAATTAGCCAACATATCATTAAAAAGCTTGTTTTTCAAAGCAATTTCAAGTTCATCAAGAGGCTCTGTCTTGGCAATGAGGCTGTCAAGCAATTTTTGCTTGTTAAGCTTCTCCTTCAAAGCAAAGTCCTTTTGCTTTATCTCCCAAATACTCTGAAACTCCATACGCGCCTTCCCTTCCTCTTCGAAAGTCATTTTACCTTTGCCCTTTGCGGCTTTAACACCAATAGGCCGAGCACTACCTTCATCGTCACCATAGGTAAGTGGCACTGACGTTGATGACTGTGCGGACTGCTCATCAAGCTTTCTTCTTTTTGAGTTCAGATTTCCTTTAGCAGAGGAAGCATCACACCATTTCTGATCATGCCTTAGTTCTAACCATGCATGCTCAAGTGTGAATTTGCTCTTGTAATCATTGAAGAATATTTCATGAGCCATCTTCAACACATCATCCTCGCTCTGGCCACTTGATTTTTGTTTTGTTGCAGCATCGTAACACTCAACAAACTTACACACGCCCTCATTTATCTTCCCCCACCTTTGTTTACAGTGTGATAGCTCTCTCTTTGCAAACCCGCAAGCTTAGGACTTGAACCAAAATAAGCTGCAA
Proteins encoded in this window:
- the LOC106340014 gene encoding protein LIGHT-DEPENDENT SHORT HYPOCOTYLS 3, which gives rise to MDMFPQLMEGSSAYSDSTNLSIIANISSSSVTEATAAQPPSSSSPSANSSRYENQKRRDWNTFGQYLRNHRPPLSLSRCSGAHVLEFLRYLDQFGKTKVHTTVCHFYGHPNPPAPCPCPLRQAWGSLDALIGRLRAAFEENGGKPETNPFGARAVRLYLREVRDMQSKARGVSYEKKKRKRPVPQLSASSSSAVASHQQFQMLPGTSSTTQISKFEK